A region of Subtercola boreus DNA encodes the following proteins:
- a CDS encoding CynX/NimT family MFS transporter has product MPDSRRLPLWAGRTAALLGIVLVAFTLRQAVAAISPILADIRVDIPISNIGVGLLGTLPPILFAASGFLAPRVARGLGLDGGLVLALVLMTAGHLVRAFAPGFAALLVGSIVAFAGTGIGNVLLPAIVRRYFPDRVALLTAVYGCIVGVSTALPAALAAPLADQLGWRFSLGIWSVTAVVALVPWLVIIVKERRQRLPDAATAPSPAPDLVTRLWRSRVALSITALFSTSTICTYAAFAWLPEILGDLAGSTPNEAGLLLAVTGLVSVPLALVAPLLVERLRNVGWLIAAGVASFLLGYLGLLLAPEPLTLLWVVLIGAGSILFPVSLVLINSRTRTHSGTVALSGFAQGVAYALGALGPLLVGLLHDASGGWIVPLLFLLAVALVATIPAITLAGPAFVEDELARWTPRPDHTRPRGDAPVRRGQ; this is encoded by the coding sequence ATGCCCGATAGCCGTCGTCTCCCGCTGTGGGCGGGGCGCACGGCCGCGCTGCTCGGGATCGTGCTCGTGGCCTTCACCCTGCGTCAGGCGGTCGCGGCGATATCGCCGATCCTCGCCGACATCCGGGTGGACATCCCGATCTCGAACATCGGCGTCGGACTGCTCGGCACCCTGCCACCCATCCTGTTCGCGGCATCCGGGTTCCTCGCGCCACGCGTCGCCCGAGGACTCGGTCTCGACGGAGGCCTGGTGCTCGCGCTGGTGCTCATGACCGCCGGTCACCTCGTTCGCGCGTTCGCCCCGGGATTCGCCGCGCTGCTCGTCGGCAGCATCGTCGCTTTCGCCGGCACAGGCATCGGCAACGTGCTGCTGCCGGCCATCGTGAGGCGGTACTTCCCCGACCGGGTCGCCCTGCTGACGGCGGTGTACGGCTGCATCGTCGGCGTGAGCACCGCCCTGCCCGCCGCCCTGGCGGCGCCGCTGGCGGATCAGCTCGGCTGGCGTTTCTCGCTCGGCATCTGGTCGGTGACCGCGGTCGTCGCGCTGGTTCCGTGGCTCGTGATCATCGTGAAGGAGCGCCGGCAGCGACTCCCGGATGCCGCCACCGCACCGTCACCAGCGCCCGACCTCGTCACGCGGCTGTGGCGGTCACGCGTGGCCCTGTCGATCACGGCCCTGTTCTCGACCAGCACGATCTGCACCTATGCGGCCTTCGCCTGGCTACCCGAGATCCTCGGTGACCTCGCCGGGTCGACGCCGAACGAGGCCGGGCTGCTTCTCGCGGTGACCGGCCTCGTCAGCGTGCCGCTCGCGCTCGTCGCACCCCTGCTCGTCGAGCGTCTGCGGAACGTCGGCTGGCTGATTGCGGCCGGTGTCGCCAGCTTCTTGCTCGGCTACCTCGGGCTGCTGCTTGCCCCTGAACCGCTCACCCTGCTGTGGGTGGTGCTCATCGGCGCGGGCTCGATTCTGTTCCCGGTCAGCCTCGTGCTCATCAATTCGCGTACGCGAACCCACAGCGGCACGGTCGCGCTCAGTGGCTTCGCCCAGGGTGTGGCGTACGCGCTCGGTGCGCTCGGTCCGCTGCTCGTCGGGCTGCTGCACGACGCGAGCGGCGGGTGGATCGTGCCGCTGCTGTTCCTGCTCGCCGTCGCCCTCGTGGCGACCATCCCGGCGATCACACTGGCGGGGCCGGCATTCGTCGAGGACGAGCTCGCCCGCTGGACGCCGCGCCCGGACCACACCAGGCCCAGAGGTGACGCGCCAGTCCGCCGTGGGCAGTAA
- a CDS encoding alpha/beta fold hydrolase, with product MTYAPFEQAEAVVRRNNISWQGPEGAPTIVFAHGYGSSLQMWRLVAPQFADDHRVVLFDHVGSGGSDRQAYDRGKYDSLHGYADDLREICHSLGLKDIVYVGHSVGAMIGCLAAIAEPTLFSSLVLVGGSARYINDEGYVGGFESADVDALLESLDANYLAWASTMAPVFMGNADRPELAAELLDSFAKADQSVARQFARVTFLSDMRAKLNSVSTPTLVVQSTNDIVAPVVAGEFLRDRIPGSRLEVLEADGHYVHISEPEKLTSTIRSFLS from the coding sequence GTGACCTACGCGCCGTTCGAGCAGGCAGAAGCCGTAGTCCGACGTAACAACATCTCATGGCAGGGGCCGGAGGGCGCCCCGACCATCGTGTTCGCCCATGGATACGGGTCGAGCCTTCAGATGTGGCGCCTGGTCGCCCCGCAGTTCGCTGACGACCACCGGGTCGTCCTCTTCGACCATGTCGGTTCCGGAGGCTCTGACCGCCAGGCCTACGACCGTGGCAAGTACGACTCCCTCCATGGTTACGCCGACGATCTCCGTGAGATCTGCCACTCGCTCGGACTAAAGGACATCGTGTACGTCGGCCATTCCGTCGGCGCGATGATCGGCTGTCTCGCCGCGATTGCCGAACCCACCCTGTTCAGCTCTCTTGTCCTGGTCGGTGGATCAGCGAGATACATCAACGACGAGGGCTACGTCGGCGGCTTCGAATCCGCCGACGTCGATGCACTCCTCGAGTCCCTGGACGCGAACTACCTCGCGTGGGCGTCCACCATGGCACCCGTCTTCATGGGGAATGCCGATCGCCCTGAACTGGCGGCAGAACTGTTGGACAGCTTTGCGAAAGCCGACCAGTCGGTAGCGCGTCAGTTCGCACGGGTGACGTTCCTGTCCGACATGCGGGCGAAACTGAACTCGGTCTCCACGCCCACGCTCGTGGTGCAGTCGACGAACGACATCGTGGCACCGGTCGTCGCCGGCGAATTCCTGCGCGACAGGATTCCCGGCAGCAGGCTGGAAGTCCTCGAAGCCGACGGCCACTACGTGCACATCTCAGAACCGGAGAAGTTGACCTCGACCATCAGAAGCTTCCTGTCATGA
- a CDS encoding sensor domain-containing diguanylate cyclase, which produces MNPGVQGRDLFDLVPCGLISATTRGVITTVNDTFLAMVERKRDEVVGHHLIELLTPGSKLYFETAFMPQLKAKGRADEVTFDLQLPKGETLSIFLNAVVDADRDGGCILFAVFDATLRRHYERELLAARRFAERSETRVRILQTATTAFGAAASDDEVASALVVAALAATDASTVSVHLSNPEGDFSDPSSAATEPRVEAALHASLISSIHPSPDGSRSNPFATAVYSGSAELGARFPSDLHRLHSAHIEALAVVPLIDDGTICGLLLISFGRPRGLDPQTLHLLDSLAEQSVLVLQRIRLRELISYRSLHDTLTGLPNRLSLQMRLDQLLAGSRPSQRAIALLFIDLDGFKVVNDRFGHLAGDSVLRRIGESLEQAVRSGDMIGRLGGDEFLLVCDDADEQTLIAIAERLRAAVRNTPVDEESGLFVSASVGVSIYRPATTREKTTGEALIQLADEAMYQSKRTGKDRSTIVYAGSSEIQSASSEI; this is translated from the coding sequence ATGAATCCAGGCGTGCAGGGACGGGATCTCTTCGATCTGGTTCCGTGCGGGCTGATCTCTGCGACCACCAGAGGCGTGATCACGACGGTCAATGACACGTTCCTCGCCATGGTCGAGAGGAAGCGTGATGAGGTCGTGGGCCACCACCTCATCGAACTGCTGACTCCCGGAAGCAAGCTGTACTTCGAGACCGCCTTCATGCCGCAGTTGAAGGCCAAAGGACGCGCTGACGAAGTCACCTTCGATCTCCAGCTCCCGAAAGGCGAGACGCTCTCGATCTTCCTGAATGCCGTCGTCGATGCGGATCGCGATGGTGGCTGCATCCTGTTCGCTGTATTCGATGCGACTCTGCGGAGGCACTACGAACGGGAGTTGCTGGCGGCCCGCCGATTTGCCGAACGGTCTGAGACGAGAGTACGGATCCTGCAGACGGCAACGACAGCGTTCGGCGCGGCCGCGAGTGATGACGAGGTGGCGTCCGCTCTCGTCGTCGCTGCACTCGCCGCGACGGATGCGTCGACCGTCAGCGTCCATCTCAGCAATCCGGAGGGCGACTTCAGCGACCCGTCATCGGCAGCCACCGAACCCCGTGTCGAGGCTGCTCTGCACGCCTCACTCATCAGCTCGATCCACCCCTCGCCGGACGGCAGTCGGTCGAATCCCTTCGCGACGGCCGTGTATTCCGGGTCGGCCGAATTGGGCGCCCGCTTTCCCTCGGACCTCCACAGGCTGCATTCGGCCCACATCGAGGCGCTGGCCGTCGTTCCCCTCATCGACGACGGCACCATCTGCGGCCTCCTGCTGATCAGTTTCGGACGCCCGCGTGGCCTGGACCCACAGACACTCCACCTGTTGGATTCGCTCGCCGAGCAGTCTGTTCTCGTTCTTCAGCGCATCCGTCTGCGTGAGCTGATCTCGTACAGGTCACTGCACGACACTCTCACGGGATTGCCGAACCGGCTCTCGCTGCAGATGCGCCTCGATCAGCTCCTCGCAGGATCGCGTCCGAGCCAGCGGGCGATAGCCCTGTTGTTCATCGATCTCGACGGATTCAAGGTGGTCAATGACAGGTTCGGGCACCTGGCCGGCGACAGCGTACTGCGGCGGATCGGGGAGAGCCTCGAACAAGCCGTACGCTCCGGCGACATGATCGGGCGGCTCGGCGGTGATGAATTCCTTCTCGTCTGCGACGATGCCGACGAGCAGACCTTGATCGCCATTGCCGAGCGGCTCCGCGCCGCTGTTCGAAACACGCCCGTGGACGAAGAGTCGGGATTGTTCGTTTCGGCGAGTGTGGGAGTGAGCATCTACCGACCCGCCACGACACGCGAGAAGACAACAGGAGAGGCGCTCATCCAGTTGGCTGACGAAGCAATGTACCAGTCGAAACGAACCGGTAAGGATCGGTCGACGATCGTCTATGCCGGTTCGTCTGAAATCCAGAGTGCCTCGTCTGAGATCTAG
- the pdxY gene encoding pyridoxal kinase PdxY: MKILSIQSAVAFGHVGNSAAVFPLQRIGVEVLPVYTVTFSNHTGYGAWRGPLISPDDVREVILGIEERGVLPEIDVVLSGYQGGVGIGDVIVDAVKRVKAANPSAIYACDPVMGNAKSGCFVAPEIPELLRERVVPIADIITPNQFELGYLTGTTPTTLESTLASVDLARAMGPAVVLVTSVERPDRDPSTIEMLVVDDAGAWSVQTPYLPFKANGSGDVTAALFTAHYRETGDARVSLERAASSVFDLIDLTHRSGSRELLLVEAQEFYAHPRLQFKATRVR; the protein is encoded by the coding sequence GTGAAGATCCTCTCCATCCAGTCCGCCGTCGCCTTCGGGCACGTCGGCAACTCCGCAGCCGTGTTCCCCCTGCAGCGCATCGGCGTGGAGGTGTTGCCGGTCTACACGGTGACCTTCTCGAACCACACCGGCTACGGCGCCTGGCGCGGGCCGCTCATCTCACCGGATGACGTGCGGGAGGTCATCCTGGGCATCGAGGAGCGCGGAGTGCTGCCCGAGATCGACGTGGTGCTCTCGGGCTACCAGGGCGGGGTGGGCATCGGCGACGTGATCGTCGACGCCGTCAAACGCGTGAAGGCCGCCAACCCGTCGGCGATCTATGCGTGCGACCCGGTGATGGGCAACGCGAAATCCGGATGTTTCGTGGCACCCGAGATCCCCGAGCTCCTCCGCGAGCGGGTCGTGCCGATCGCGGACATCATCACGCCCAACCAGTTCGAGCTGGGCTACCTGACCGGAACCACACCGACCACGCTCGAGTCGACCCTCGCCTCGGTGGACCTCGCCCGCGCGATGGGCCCCGCGGTCGTTCTCGTGACGAGCGTCGAACGCCCGGACCGGGATCCGTCGACCATCGAGATGCTCGTCGTCGACGACGCCGGCGCGTGGAGCGTCCAGACGCCGTACCTGCCGTTCAAGGCGAACGGCTCCGGGGATGTCACGGCGGCACTGTTCACGGCGCACTACCGCGAGACGGGCGATGCGCGCGTCTCGCTCGAGCGGGCGGCGTCGAGCGTCTTCGACCTGATCGACCTGACGCACCGCTCCGGATCCCGCGAACTGCTGCTCGTCGAGGCGCAGGAGTTCTACGCCCACCCGCGCCTGCAGTTCAAGGCGACGCGCGTGCGCTGA
- a CDS encoding NAD-dependent succinate-semialdehyde dehydrogenase encodes MGHYAVIDPATGETVREYPTITAEELDAAAASAHAAYAEWSRTVSVDARTALIRRVAELHTERRDALARIVVREMGKPLEQALGEVDFAAAIYEYYADNGAAFLADEPIELSEGDGSAFVRRSGLGVLLGIMPWNFPYYQVARFAGPNIVVGNTILLKHAPQCPESAAAIAEIFDTAIAEAGAHTGVYVNIYADNDQVATLIADPRVQGISVTGSERAGAAVAELAGKNLKKVVLELGGSDPFILLSTDDLDAAVQDAVNARLDNNGQSCNAAKRFIVLDDLYEEFASKFTAAFTEAQPADPFAEGTLLGPLSSAAATERLTEQLGRAVVQGATVLASGEPRGNFFPPAVLADVTPTMDAYREEFFGPVAALYRVSSEAEAVRLANDTPFGLGSYVYTTDPEQALRVADGIDAGMVWVNLVLGDAAELPFGGVKRSGSGREMGRFALEEFANKKLIRIA; translated from the coding sequence ATGGGCCACTACGCAGTGATCGATCCGGCAACAGGCGAAACCGTCAGGGAGTACCCGACCATCACAGCGGAGGAGCTGGACGCAGCCGCCGCGAGCGCCCACGCGGCGTACGCGGAGTGGTCGCGGACGGTGTCGGTGGATGCCCGCACCGCCCTCATCCGCCGGGTCGCCGAGCTGCACACCGAACGCCGCGACGCTCTCGCCCGCATCGTGGTGCGCGAGATGGGGAAGCCGCTCGAGCAAGCCCTCGGCGAGGTCGACTTCGCCGCGGCGATCTACGAGTACTACGCCGACAACGGCGCCGCGTTCCTCGCCGACGAGCCGATCGAGCTGAGCGAGGGGGACGGATCGGCGTTCGTGCGCCGCTCGGGCCTCGGCGTGCTGCTCGGCATCATGCCGTGGAACTTCCCGTACTACCAGGTCGCGCGGTTCGCCGGCCCGAACATCGTGGTGGGCAACACAATCCTGTTGAAGCACGCCCCGCAGTGCCCGGAGTCGGCCGCCGCCATCGCTGAGATCTTCGACACGGCGATCGCCGAGGCGGGTGCTCACACGGGCGTCTACGTGAACATCTACGCCGACAACGACCAGGTGGCGACCCTGATCGCCGACCCGCGCGTGCAGGGGATCTCGGTGACCGGCTCCGAGCGGGCCGGCGCCGCCGTGGCCGAGCTCGCAGGGAAGAACCTGAAGAAGGTCGTTCTCGAACTCGGGGGCTCCGACCCGTTCATCCTGCTCTCCACCGACGACCTCGACGCCGCCGTGCAGGATGCCGTGAACGCCCGGCTCGACAACAACGGCCAGTCCTGCAACGCCGCGAAGCGGTTCATCGTGCTCGACGACCTCTACGAGGAGTTCGCGTCGAAGTTCACCGCGGCGTTCACCGAGGCGCAGCCGGCGGATCCGTTCGCCGAGGGCACCCTCCTCGGGCCGCTCTCCTCGGCCGCCGCCACCGAGCGCCTGACCGAGCAGCTCGGCCGCGCCGTCGTGCAGGGCGCCACCGTGCTGGCCAGCGGCGAACCCCGCGGCAACTTCTTTCCGCCCGCAGTGCTGGCCGATGTCACCCCGACGATGGATGCCTACCGGGAGGAGTTCTTCGGCCCCGTCGCCGCGCTCTACCGCGTGTCGTCGGAGGCCGAGGCCGTGCGCCTCGCCAACGACACCCCGTTCGGGCTCGGCTCGTACGTGTACACGACCGACCCGGAGCAGGCGCTCCGCGTCGCGGACGGCATCGATGCCGGCATGGTGTGGGTCAACCTGGTGCTCGGGGATGCGGCGGAGCTCCCGTTCGGCGGGGTGAAACGGTCCGGCTCCGGCCGCGAGATGGGCCGATTCGCGCTCGAGGAGTTCGCGAACAAGAAGCTCATCCGCATCGCCTGA
- a CDS encoding Fic family protein, translating to MTVWPKHASRTVAWQSASRRGNREDGTLSEVTVSLPPHIAELAVPSTPPRELLRARYETEELERVAGDVLQPLAGFLIRMESVASSRIEQVEASTTAFARALGGLKENSSAVSMVSAGRAITALIGASETRIELEQILHAHDLLMRDDPDERHYAGRVRDVQNWIGGSHSSPRNALYVPPPPELVPDYLIDLLVFANRDDVDPIAQAAIVHAQFESIHPFTDGNGRIGRALIGAVLRRRGVTPATVLPVASGLAADTDHYFRLLTSYRAGVAEAIITDVALCVEVAAREARGTARSFVLFADAWHHVVDSRAGSATDSVLDLLVGLPVFTAEQLAEHAGLAERAVYRAIEQLLASRIIAEVTDRKRDRVYAVNDVLDEFEDLDERIRSRVTRLWAAG from the coding sequence ATGACGGTGTGGCCGAAGCACGCGAGCCGCACGGTTGCCTGGCAGAGCGCCAGCCGACGCGGCAATCGCGAGGATGGCACCCTATCGGAGGTCACGGTATCGCTGCCGCCTCACATCGCTGAGCTGGCTGTCCCCTCGACTCCTCCGCGTGAACTTCTTCGTGCCCGATATGAGACCGAGGAACTCGAGCGAGTCGCCGGTGACGTGCTGCAGCCTCTCGCGGGGTTCCTGATCCGCATGGAATCGGTCGCCTCCTCCCGCATTGAACAGGTGGAAGCCAGCACCACGGCGTTCGCGCGCGCCCTGGGCGGCCTGAAGGAGAACTCCTCCGCAGTGTCGATGGTCTCCGCCGGTCGCGCCATCACCGCACTCATCGGCGCATCTGAGACAAGAATCGAGCTCGAGCAGATCCTGCACGCGCACGACCTGCTCATGCGCGACGACCCCGACGAACGTCACTACGCCGGCAGAGTCCGCGACGTGCAGAACTGGATCGGTGGTTCGCACTCTTCGCCGCGGAACGCGCTCTATGTGCCGCCACCGCCAGAACTCGTGCCGGACTACCTCATCGACCTGCTGGTGTTTGCCAACAGAGACGATGTCGACCCGATCGCCCAGGCCGCCATCGTGCACGCACAGTTCGAGAGCATCCACCCGTTCACCGACGGAAACGGCCGGATCGGCCGCGCGCTCATCGGCGCGGTGCTGCGCCGGCGCGGCGTGACCCCGGCAACGGTGCTGCCGGTCGCGTCGGGGCTGGCCGCCGATACCGACCACTATTTCAGGCTGCTCACCTCCTACCGGGCTGGCGTGGCCGAAGCGATCATCACCGATGTCGCGCTGTGCGTCGAGGTCGCCGCGCGCGAGGCTCGAGGAACGGCCCGGTCATTCGTCCTGTTTGCCGACGCGTGGCACCACGTGGTCGACAGCCGCGCGGGCAGCGCGACGGACAGCGTTCTCGACCTGCTGGTGGGCCTGCCTGTGTTCACGGCCGAGCAGTTGGCAGAACACGCCGGGCTGGCTGAGCGAGCGGTCTACCGCGCAATCGAGCAACTCCTCGCGTCTCGAATCATCGCTGAAGTCACGGACCGCAAGCGCGACCGGGTCTACGCCGTGAACGATGTGCTCGACGAGTTCGAGGATCTCGACGAACGGATCAGGTCACGCGTCACCCGGCTTTGGGCGGCCGGCTGA
- a CDS encoding DMT family transporter, giving the protein MAVELVSLTPMQSLGIPVALIGAVFLALGAEFQHRGVNKVDARTGGGGKSGLDVRQLLALVRRPSWVLGTLMLALAIVFQLTSLYLAPLTVVQPLGAIALVITAIVNSRTTKTRLSRSTIRAIAFCVGGIALFVTVAALTTSTLPINETQLAIVLIILAVVLAIVVTVFVLFRSRATPIFWIVGAGILFGFVATLAKVVIERIQTLFMDTFHITSGDWLTILCIVGLILAGLAGSYFVQTAYSSGPPDLVVAGLTVIDPMVGVTIGIVVLGEAASAPWWASIAFIVAGALAVYGVVQLSRRADVAKP; this is encoded by the coding sequence ATGGCCGTTGAGCTCGTCTCCCTGACCCCGATGCAGTCCCTCGGCATCCCCGTCGCCCTGATCGGTGCCGTGTTCCTTGCCCTCGGGGCGGAATTCCAGCACCGGGGAGTGAACAAGGTCGACGCCCGCACGGGCGGCGGCGGCAAGTCCGGGCTCGACGTCAGACAGCTACTCGCGCTGGTCCGGCGGCCGTCGTGGGTGCTCGGCACCCTGATGCTCGCCCTCGCGATCGTCTTCCAGCTCACCAGCCTCTACCTCGCACCCCTCACCGTCGTGCAGCCGCTCGGCGCCATCGCGCTCGTCATCACGGCGATCGTGAACTCCCGCACCACGAAGACACGGCTGAGCCGGTCGACGATCCGCGCGATCGCCTTCTGCGTCGGCGGCATCGCCCTCTTCGTGACGGTCGCCGCGCTCACGACCTCCACGCTCCCGATCAACGAGACGCAGCTCGCCATTGTGCTGATCATCCTCGCGGTCGTGCTGGCCATCGTGGTCACGGTCTTCGTGCTGTTCCGGAGCCGCGCGACGCCGATCTTCTGGATCGTGGGGGCGGGCATCCTGTTCGGGTTCGTCGCCACCCTCGCCAAAGTCGTGATCGAGCGCATCCAGACCCTCTTCATGGACACCTTCCACATCACGTCAGGCGACTGGCTGACCATCCTCTGCATCGTCGGGCTCATCCTCGCCGGGCTCGCGGGCAGCTACTTCGTGCAGACGGCCTACTCCTCGGGGCCGCCCGACCTGGTCGTCGCCGGACTGACCGTGATCGACCCGATGGTCGGTGTGACGATCGGCATCGTGGTGCTCGGCGAGGCGGCATCCGCGCCCTGGTGGGCCAGCATCGCGTTCATCGTGGCGGGGGCGCTCGCCGTCTACGGAGTCGTGCAGCTCTCCCGGCGGGCCGACGTCGCCAAACCCTGA
- a CDS encoding NAD-dependent succinate-semialdehyde dehydrogenase: MTSTAETTLLQGIRTDLFIGGEWQPAEGDRTFGVSDPATGLELRRVADASPADGIRALDAAVAAQAEWAATAPRRRSTILRDAFDLLVERRADFALLMTLEMGKPLAEADGEVSYGGEFLRWFSEEAVRISGRYGLNPEGTGQTIVSHRPVGPCFFITPWNFPLAMATRKIAPALAAGCTVVIKPAELTPLTTLHLAALFDEVGLPAGVLNVVPTSRSKDLGASVIADTRLRKLSFTGSTPVGVTLLKQAADNVLRTSMELGGNAPFVVFEDADLDAAVEGALLAKFRNIGQACTAANRFLVHEDVAAEFSRRLGDRVSELKVGRGTEEGVRIGPLITDSAVANTAALVDDAVAQGAELVTGGSKLDGAGSFFAPTVLTGIVAGSRILNEEIFAPVLAISTFRTEDEAVEKANDTPYGLVGYVFTRDLARGHRMIDRIDTGMMGLNTGVVSNASAPFGGVKQSGLGREGGAEGIAEYLETKYTLLVGQA, encoded by the coding sequence ATGACGTCAACCGCTGAAACCACACTCCTCCAGGGAATCCGCACCGACCTCTTCATCGGGGGTGAGTGGCAGCCGGCCGAGGGCGACCGCACCTTCGGGGTGAGCGACCCGGCGACGGGCCTCGAACTGCGACGGGTCGCGGACGCGAGCCCCGCCGACGGCATCCGTGCCCTCGATGCGGCCGTGGCGGCGCAGGCGGAGTGGGCGGCCACCGCGCCCCGGCGCCGGAGCACGATCCTCCGCGATGCATTCGACCTGCTCGTCGAACGACGGGCCGACTTCGCCCTGCTGATGACGCTCGAGATGGGCAAGCCGCTCGCCGAGGCCGACGGCGAAGTCAGTTACGGCGGGGAGTTCCTGCGCTGGTTCAGCGAGGAGGCCGTGCGAATCAGCGGCCGCTACGGCCTGAACCCGGAGGGCACCGGCCAGACGATCGTGTCGCACCGGCCCGTCGGCCCCTGCTTCTTCATCACCCCGTGGAACTTCCCGCTCGCGATGGCCACCCGCAAGATCGCTCCGGCCCTGGCTGCCGGATGCACCGTGGTGATCAAACCCGCCGAGCTGACCCCCCTCACCACCCTCCACCTCGCGGCTCTCTTCGACGAAGTGGGGCTCCCGGCCGGCGTGCTGAACGTGGTGCCGACGAGCCGCTCGAAAGACCTCGGGGCGTCGGTCATCGCCGACACCCGGCTGCGGAAGCTCAGCTTCACCGGATCCACCCCCGTCGGCGTCACGCTGCTGAAGCAGGCCGCCGACAACGTGCTCCGCACCTCGATGGAGCTCGGTGGCAACGCTCCGTTCGTCGTCTTCGAGGACGCCGACCTCGACGCCGCCGTGGAGGGCGCCCTGCTCGCGAAGTTCCGCAACATCGGCCAGGCCTGCACCGCCGCGAACCGCTTCCTCGTGCACGAAGACGTCGCTGCGGAGTTCAGCCGACGCCTGGGCGACCGGGTCAGTGAGCTGAAAGTGGGCCGCGGAACCGAGGAGGGCGTGCGGATCGGCCCACTCATCACCGACAGCGCCGTGGCGAACACCGCAGCCCTCGTCGACGACGCGGTCGCGCAGGGCGCCGAGCTGGTCACGGGTGGGTCGAAGCTCGACGGAGCGGGCTCGTTCTTCGCGCCGACCGTGCTCACCGGCATCGTGGCAGGGTCGCGCATCCTGAACGAGGAGATCTTCGCGCCCGTGCTCGCGATCTCGACGTTCCGCACCGAAGACGAGGCCGTCGAGAAGGCGAACGACACACCCTACGGCCTCGTCGGCTACGTCTTCACGCGCGATCTGGCACGCGGTCACCGGATGATCGACCGCATCGACACCGGCATGATGGGCCTCAACACGGGCGTGGTGTCAAATGCCTCCGCGCCCTTCGGTGGCGTGAAGCAGTCCGGGCTCGGACGGGAGGGCGGAGCCGAGGGAATCGCCGAATACCTCGAGACGAAGTACACGCTCCTCGTCGGTCAGGCCTGA
- a CDS encoding alcohol dehydrogenase catalytic domain-containing protein: MKITGAVLESLDSPSPFAESRPIRIRELELDAPGPHEVLVRIEAAGVCHSDLSVLTGVRPRAVPLLLGHEAAGIVEALGAEVDDLAVGQRVVMTFLPRCGHCASCASDGRTPCENGSAANGAGRLLDGAKRIHVGAEVIDHHLGVSAFADHAVVDRRSIVPVGDDVPPQVAALMGCAVLTGGGAVLNAARLQPGETLIVVGLGGVGMAALLVGLAVEGARVIGVDANPDKLAQARALGAHETYGPAEAVEAGVKAPAVVEAVGRAVAFETALALTAPGGRTVTVGLPAPDDLASVSPLALVSTGRTIIGSYLGSSIPARDIPIFVDLWRRGLLPVESLVSSEIHLGEINEAMDSLARGESIRQIIVPEGQALRRASDSL, encoded by the coding sequence ATGAAGATCACCGGAGCAGTGCTCGAGAGCCTCGATTCGCCCTCGCCGTTCGCCGAGTCGCGGCCGATCCGCATCCGGGAGCTCGAACTCGACGCCCCCGGCCCGCACGAGGTGCTGGTGCGCATCGAAGCGGCCGGCGTCTGTCACTCCGACCTGTCGGTGCTCACGGGAGTACGCCCGCGCGCCGTGCCCCTGCTTCTCGGGCACGAGGCCGCGGGCATCGTCGAGGCGCTGGGCGCAGAGGTCGACGACCTCGCGGTGGGGCAGCGCGTCGTCATGACGTTCCTGCCGCGCTGCGGGCACTGCGCCTCCTGCGCGAGCGACGGCCGCACCCCGTGCGAGAACGGCAGCGCCGCCAACGGCGCGGGCCGCCTTCTTGACGGCGCCAAGCGCATCCACGTCGGCGCGGAAGTCATCGACCATCACCTCGGCGTCTCCGCCTTCGCCGACCACGCCGTCGTCGACCGGCGGTCGATCGTGCCGGTGGGCGACGACGTTCCGCCGCAGGTCGCCGCGCTGATGGGCTGCGCCGTGCTCACGGGTGGCGGCGCCGTGCTGAACGCCGCACGCCTCCAGCCCGGGGAGACCCTCATCGTCGTAGGGCTCGGCGGGGTGGGCATGGCAGCCCTGCTCGTCGGACTGGCCGTCGAGGGCGCCCGCGTGATCGGCGTCGACGCCAACCCCGACAAGCTCGCCCAGGCCCGTGCGCTCGGCGCCCACGAGACCTACGGCCCGGCCGAAGCGGTCGAGGCCGGAGTGAAGGCACCCGCCGTCGTCGAGGCGGTCGGCCGGGCCGTCGCGTTCGAGACAGCCCTCGCCCTGACCGCCCCCGGTGGCCGCACCGTCACGGTCGGTCTGCCGGCTCCGGATGACCTCGCCTCCGTCTCGCCGCTCGCCCTCGTCTCCACGGGGCGCACCATCATCGGCAGCTACCTCGGCAGCTCCATCCCGGCCCGCGACATCCCCATCTTCGTCGATCTGTGGCGACGCGGGCTCCTCCCCGTCGAGAGCCTCGTCTCCTCCGAGATCCACCTCGGCGAGATCAACGAGGCGATGGACTCCCTCGCCCGCGGCGAGAGCATCCGGCAGATCATCGTGCCCGAAGGCCAGGCGCTCCGCCGGGCATCCGATTCTCTCTGA